The Clostridioides sp. ES-S-0010-02 genome window below encodes:
- a CDS encoding co-chaperone GroES, producing the protein MKIRPLADRVVIKKVEAEEKTASGIVLPGAAKEQPQIAEVVEVGPGGIVEGKEVKMELAVGDKVIFQKYSGTEVKIEGQEYTILRQSDVLAVIE; encoded by the coding sequence ATGAAAATAAGACCATTAGCTGACAGAGTAGTAATTAAAAAAGTGGAAGCAGAAGAAAAAACTGCAAGTGGAATAGTTTTACCAGGAGCAGCTAAAGAGCAACCTCAAATAGCTGAAGTTGTAGAAGTTGGACCAGGTGGGATAGTTGAAGGAAAAGAAGTAAAAATGGAATTAGCAGTTGGAGACAAGGTTATATTCCAAAAATATTCTGGAACAGAAGTTAAAATAGAAGGACAAGAGTATACAATACTAAGACAAAGTGATGTATTAGCTGTTATTGAATAA
- the groL gene encoding chaperonin GroEL (60 kDa chaperone family; promotes refolding of misfolded polypeptides especially under stressful conditions; forms two stacked rings of heptamers to form a barrel-shaped 14mer; ends can be capped by GroES; misfolded proteins enter the barrel where they are refolded when GroES binds) yields the protein MAKEIKFSEETRRALEAGVNKLADTVKVTLGPKGRNVILDKKFGSPLITNDGVTIAKEIELEDRFENMGAQLVKEVATKTNDVAGDGTTTATVLAQAIIREGLKNVTAGANPILLRKGIQKAVTVAVEELKNQSRIVETQEAISQVASISAGDEEVGKLIAEAMEIVGKDGVITVEESQTMNTELDAVEGMQFDRGFVSAYMVTDVDKMEAVLNDPYILITDKKISNIQELLPVLEQIVQQGKKLLIIAEDVEGEALSTLVVNKLRGTFDVVAVKAPGFGDRRKEMLQDIAILTGGQVISEELGYDLKEADLSMLGRASSVKVTKENTTIVDGSGDKKAIEDRVNQIKHQVEQTTSDFDKEKLMERLAKLAGGVAVVKVGAATEVELKERKLRIEDALNATRAAVEEGIVAGGGTAFVSVIPAIGTLVESLTGEVKLGAQIVKKALEEPLRQIAINAGLEGAVIVQNVVNAEAETGFDALNEKYVNMIEAGIVDPTKVSRSALQNAASIASTFLTTEAAVADLPEKEDVGMPGMGGGMPGMM from the coding sequence ATGGCTAAAGAAATTAAATTTTCAGAGGAAACAAGAAGAGCTTTAGAAGCTGGTGTAAATAAATTAGCAGATACAGTAAAAGTAACATTAGGACCTAAAGGAAGAAATGTTATATTAGATAAAAAATTTGGTTCTCCACTTATAACTAATGATGGTGTAACTATAGCAAAAGAAATAGAATTAGAAGATAGATTTGAAAATATGGGTGCTCAGTTGGTTAAAGAAGTAGCAACTAAAACTAATGATGTAGCTGGAGATGGTACTACAACTGCTACAGTTTTAGCACAAGCTATAATCAGAGAAGGTTTAAAAAATGTAACAGCAGGTGCTAACCCAATACTTTTAAGAAAAGGAATACAAAAAGCAGTAACAGTAGCAGTAGAAGAATTAAAAAATCAATCAAGAATAGTAGAAACACAAGAAGCTATATCTCAAGTTGCTTCTATATCTGCTGGTGATGAAGAAGTTGGAAAATTAATAGCAGAAGCTATGGAAATAGTAGGTAAAGATGGAGTTATAACTGTTGAAGAATCTCAAACTATGAATACTGAATTGGATGCTGTTGAAGGTATGCAATTTGACAGAGGATTTGTTTCTGCATATATGGTTACAGATGTAGACAAGATGGAAGCAGTTTTAAATGACCCATATATATTAATTACTGATAAAAAAATATCTAACATACAAGAGCTATTACCAGTTCTTGAACAAATAGTTCAACAAGGTAAAAAGCTACTAATAATTGCTGAAGATGTAGAAGGTGAAGCATTATCTACATTAGTTGTTAATAAATTAAGAGGAACATTTGATGTAGTAGCAGTTAAAGCTCCAGGATTTGGAGATAGAAGAAAAGAAATGCTTCAAGATATAGCTATACTTACAGGTGGTCAAGTAATATCAGAAGAATTAGGATATGATTTAAAAGAAGCTGATTTATCTATGTTAGGTAGAGCTTCATCTGTTAAAGTAACTAAAGAAAATACTACAATAGTAGATGGTTCTGGAGATAAAAAAGCTATAGAAGATAGAGTAAATCAAATCAAACATCAAGTAGAGCAAACTACTTCAGATTTTGATAAAGAAAAATTAATGGAAAGATTAGCTAAGCTTGCTGGTGGAGTAGCTGTTGTAAAAGTTGGTGCTGCTACAGAGGTTGAGTTAAAAGAAAGAAAATTAAGAATAGAAGATGCTCTTAATGCAACTAGAGCTGCTGTAGAAGAAGGAATAGTAGCTGGTGGAGGAACTGCTTTTGTTAGTGTTATACCAGCAATAGGAACACTAGTTGAGAGTTTAACTGGAGAAGTTAAACTAGGTGCTCAAATAGTTAAAAAAGCATTAGAAGAACCATTAAGACAAATAGCTATAAATGCTGGTCTTGAAGGTGCTGTAATTGTACAAAATGTTGTTAACGCTGAAGCAGAAACTGGATTTGATGCTTTAAATGAAAAATATGTAAATATGATAGAAGCTGGTATAGTTGACCCAACTAAAGTTAGTAGAAGTGCTCTACAAAATGCTGCATCAATAGCAAGTACTTTCTTAACTACTGAAGCTGCTGTTGCTGACCTTCCTGAAAAAGAAGATGTAGGAATGCCAGGAATGGGTGGCGGTATGCCAGGAATGATGTAA